A single window of Dermacentor albipictus isolate Rhodes 1998 colony chromosome 1, USDA_Dalb.pri_finalv2, whole genome shotgun sequence DNA harbors:
- the Baldspot gene encoding very long chain fatty acid elongase 6 isoform X4, with product MGSVSVEGLNLLNIKPNYSFEFDFEVNFDKDQNRLWMNRNWHTSVYWVGLYMLVVFGGQAFMAQRPAFKLTRPLQAWNLLLSVFSVVGACRTIPELIHVLREFGFFHSVCNNSYIEYDRVSGFWTWMFVLSKVPELGDTVFIILRKKELIFLHWYHHITVLMFSWYFYQQHIAPARWYVVMNYVVHSLMYSYFALRSFHVRMPRWIGVCITTLQIMQMLMGAYVTGLGFFTNKRGSASCAISEWTALLAMFMYLSYFILFALFFYGAYLKPKRKTAVKAD from the coding sequence ATGGGAAGCGTCAGCGTGGAGGGGCTGAACCTGCTCAACATCAAACCCAACTATTCGTTCGAGTTCGACTTCGAGGTGAACTTCGACAAGGACCAGAATCGGTTGTGGATGAACCGCAACTGGCACACGTCCGTCTACTGGGTGGGCCTCTACATGCTCGTGGTGTTCGGTGGCCAGGCGTTCATGGCCCAGAGGCCGGCCTTCAAGCTGACGCGGCCGTTGCAGGCCTGGAACTTGCTGCTTTCCGTGTTCAGCGTGGTGGGGGCCTGTCGCACCATCCCCGAGCTGATCCACGTGCTGCGCGAGTTCGGCTTCTTCCACTCAGTGTGCAACAACTCGTACATCGAGTACGACCGCGTCTCGGGCTTCTGGACCTGGATGTTCGTGCTGAGCAAGGTCCCCGAGCTGGGCGACACGGTGTTCATCATTCTGCGCAAGAAGGAGCTCATATTCCTCCACTGGTACCATCACATTACAGTGCTTATGTTCTCCTGGTACTTCTACCAGCAGCATATCGCGCCCGCGCGTTGGTACGTCGTCATGAACTACGTGGTCCACTCGCTCATGTACTCGTACTTTGCGCTGCGCTCGTTCCACGTGCGCATGCCACGTTGGATCGGTGTCTGCATCACTACTCTCCAGATCATGCAGATGCTCATGGGCGCTTACGTCACTGGCCTGGGATTCTTCACCAACAAGCGCGGCTCCGCATCGTGCGCAATTTCGGAGTGGACGGCGCTGCTTGCCATGTTCATGTACCTGTCCTACTTCATCCTGTTCGCGCTGTTCTTTTACGGTGCTTACCTCAAGCCGAAACGCAAGACCGCCGTCAAGGCCGACTGA